Proteins from one Cryptomeria japonica chromosome 4, Sugi_1.0, whole genome shotgun sequence genomic window:
- the LOC131047699 gene encoding protein VACUOLELESS GAMETOPHYTES isoform X2, whose protein sequence is MEPDSDTGLALRCNKCNFHMHEFCAKAPPTAIHPYHTQHQLLFHNKPAGLKKPKCGVCGEATNGSAFRCKTCSFCIHPCCLQLPPELTVKEDPQHSLKLLSASPLPNNSPYTCNACNKKGTTWVYYCVPCEFYLHALCAKGVINGLQSQGISAPPKMTRVAKAAHYASQVVRIFVDGLLESLGEGIGDIIVDAVTRGLVPPVADGDAKRGPY, encoded by the exons ATGGAGCCGGACTCAGATACAGGTTTAGCTTTAAG GTGCAACAAGTGCAACTTCCACATGCACGAATTCTGTGCCAAGGCTCCACCCACGGCCATCCACCCATACCACACGCAGCACCAGCTCCTCTTCCACAACAAACCAGCCGGACTGAAGAAACCCAAATGCGGGGTTTGTGGAGAAGCCACCAACGGTTCCGCCTTCCGCTGCAAAACCTGCTCATTCTGTATTCATCCATGCTGCTTGCAACTTCCTCCCGAGCTAACCGTGAAGGAAGATCCTCAGCACTCCCTCAAGCTCTTATCTGCCTCACCGTTACCCAACAATTCCCCTTACACATGCAATGCATGCAACAAAAAGGGCACCACCTGGGTATATTACTGCGTTCCCTGCGAATTCTATCTCCATGCTCTCTGTGCAAAAGGTGTCATAAATGGGCTCCAGTCGCAGGGAATCAGTGCGCCGCCTAAGATGACAAGGGTTGCAAAGGCTGCTCATTATGCTTCTCAGGTTGTTCGGATCTTCGTGGACGGACTTCTCGAAAGCCTCGGCGAGGGTATTGGGGATATTATCGTGGATGCGGTAACTCGTGGGCTTGTTCCTCCCGTCGCCGATGGTGATGCTAAACGTGGGCCATATTAA
- the LOC131047699 gene encoding protein VACUOLELESS GAMETOPHYTES isoform X1, with protein MAIHQMVPKVGEEIQHSSHPQHPLYLVFAQSLYTCGGCKEYGAGLRYRCNKCNFHMHEFCAKAPPTAIHPYHTQHQLLFHNKPAGLKKPKCGVCGEATNGSAFRCKTCSFCIHPCCLQLPPELTVKEDPQHSLKLLSASPLPNNSPYTCNACNKKGTTWVYYCVPCEFYLHALCAKGVINGLQSQGISAPPKMTRVAKAAHYASQVVRIFVDGLLESLGEGIGDIIVDAVTRGLVPPVADGDAKRGPY; from the exons ATGGCAATTCACCAAATGGTGCCTAAAGTGGGGGAGGAGATTCAGCATTCGAGTCATCCACAGCATCCATTGTATCTTGTCTTTGCGCAATCACTGTACACCTGTGGCGGGTGTAAGGAATATGGAGCCGGACTCAGATACAG GTGCAACAAGTGCAACTTCCACATGCACGAATTCTGTGCCAAGGCTCCACCCACGGCCATCCACCCATACCACACGCAGCACCAGCTCCTCTTCCACAACAAACCAGCCGGACTGAAGAAACCCAAATGCGGGGTTTGTGGAGAAGCCACCAACGGTTCCGCCTTCCGCTGCAAAACCTGCTCATTCTGTATTCATCCATGCTGCTTGCAACTTCCTCCCGAGCTAACCGTGAAGGAAGATCCTCAGCACTCCCTCAAGCTCTTATCTGCCTCACCGTTACCCAACAATTCCCCTTACACATGCAATGCATGCAACAAAAAGGGCACCACCTGGGTATATTACTGCGTTCCCTGCGAATTCTATCTCCATGCTCTCTGTGCAAAAGGTGTCATAAATGGGCTCCAGTCGCAGGGAATCAGTGCGCCGCCTAAGATGACAAGGGTTGCAAAGGCTGCTCATTATGCTTCTCAGGTTGTTCGGATCTTCGTGGACGGACTTCTCGAAAGCCTCGGCGAGGGTATTGGGGATATTATCGTGGATGCGGTAACTCGTGGGCTTGTTCCTCCCGTCGCCGATGGTGATGCTAAACGTGGGCCATATTAA